The Actinomadura sp. WMMB 499 genome includes a window with the following:
- a CDS encoding 3-hydroxybutyrate dehydrogenase — protein MTSVTPDLTGRRALVTGGASGIGLACARRLAAAGARVTVADLDGTAAERAVAEFGGAALAVDLAGPDVAGVGAGFDVLVNNAGVQHVAPLHEFPPEVFSRILRLMVEAPFRLVRDALPGMYERGWGRIVNVSSVHGLRASPYKAAYVTAKHGLEGLSKVIALEGAEHGVTSNCVNPSYVRTPLVEGQIADQARAHGMSEDDVVERVMLHRAAVKRLAEPDEVAEMVAYLCSPAAGMVTGASLTLDGGWTAH, from the coding sequence ATGACGAGCGTGACACCGGACCTGACGGGGCGGCGGGCCCTGGTCACCGGCGGGGCGAGCGGGATCGGGCTGGCGTGCGCCCGGCGGCTGGCGGCGGCGGGGGCGCGGGTGACCGTGGCGGACCTGGACGGGACGGCGGCGGAGCGGGCCGTCGCGGAGTTCGGCGGGGCCGCGCTGGCGGTGGACCTCGCGGGGCCGGATGTGGCCGGGGTGGGGGCGGGTTTCGACGTCCTGGTCAACAATGCGGGCGTGCAGCATGTGGCGCCGCTCCACGAATTCCCGCCCGAGGTGTTCTCCCGGATCCTGCGGCTGATGGTGGAGGCGCCGTTCCGGCTGGTGCGGGACGCGCTGCCGGGGATGTACGAGCGCGGGTGGGGACGGATCGTGAACGTGTCGTCGGTGCACGGGCTGCGCGCGTCGCCGTACAAGGCCGCGTACGTGACGGCCAAGCACGGGCTGGAGGGGCTGTCGAAGGTGATCGCGCTGGAGGGCGCCGAGCACGGCGTCACGTCCAACTGCGTCAACCCGTCTTATGTGCGGACCCCGCTCGTGGAGGGGCAGATCGCCGATCAGGCGCGCGCGCACGGGATGTCGGAGGACGACGTCGTGGAGCGGGTCATGCTGCATAGGGCCGCGGTGAAGCGGCTCGCCGAACCGGACGAGGTGGCGGAGATGGTCGCCTACCTGTGCTCGCCGGCGGCGGGGATGGTGACGGGCGCGTCGCTGACCCTCGACGGCGGATGGACGGCCCATTGA